From the candidate division Zixibacteria bacterium HGW-Zixibacteria-1 genome, the window CCGATGAAATGCTGGCCGCGATTAGAAGGAAATTCGACATAGAAAAAGCGGCCGCCAAAAAAGATATCGAGCAGAAAAAGAGGCCGAAAATACCTCCCAAGATAGAGAAGAAGCCCGGCGGGGCCACTTTCGATGAAAGACTGGCCAAGCTTTCCAGCGCCCTCAAGAAACACGACAAAAGCAAAAAGAAGAAATTCGACAAGAGGAAAAAGAGCAAAGAGGCCCGTCGCGTGGACCGCAAAGCGGTTGTCAAAAGTTTTCGTGCCACGATGGCCTCGATGGGTACCGGTAAAAGATCCAAGAAATACAAGAAGCGCGGAAAAGGACTCGATCGCGACTTCATTTCTGACGAAAACATGATTGAGGTCAACGAGTTTATGACCGTGGCGGAACTGGCCAATGCCATGGATAAAAAGCCGGCCGAAGTAATCGCCACCTGCTTAAAGCTGGGAATGATGGCTTCCATCAACCAGCGGCTCGATCTGGATACCATCGAAACACTGGCTCTGGAGTTTGGTTTCCATATTAAAGAGAAGGAAGAGATCGGCGTTGAGGCCCGGGAAGAAGAGCAGGAAGGGCAGCTTGAATCAAGAGCGCCGGTGGTTACCGTTATGGGTCATGTTGACCACGGTAAGACGTCGCTGCTTGATTACATTCGTAAAACGGAAGTCGCCGCGCAGGAAGCCGGGGCGATCACCCAGCATATCGGCGCTTATGAAGTTTCCGGACCGACCAATAAGATAGTTTTTATCGATACCCCTGGTCATGAGGCCTTTACGGCCATGAGGGCCTGCGGGGCGCAGATTACCGATATCGTCGTTCTCGTGGTTGCCGCTGATGACGCCGTGATGCCGCAGACGGTTGAGGCTATCGATCATGCCCGTGCCGCCGGTGTTCCAATCGTGGTAGCCATTAACAAGATCGATAAACCGACGGCCAATCCCGATATGATCCGCCAGCAGCTGGCGAAGCATAACCTGATGCCGGAAGAATGGGGCGGCAAGAATATTATGGTCGAGGTTTCGGCCAAGACGGGACAGGGCATCGAGACCCTGCTCGAGATGATTGAGCTTCAGGCCGGATTGCTCGATTTGAAAGCCGACCCGTATATCCGCGGCCAGGGTATTGTCGTCGAAGCGAATCTGGAAAAAGGGCGCGGTCCCATAAGCACCATCATCATTCAGACGGGTCACATAGAAGTGGGCGACCCGATCGTGGCCGGAAGTTACTACGGCCATGTCAGGGTAATGCTTAACGATCGCGACAAAAAGCTGCGTATCGCCGGACCGGCCACGCCTGTCCGTATAACCGGCCTTGGCGGCGTTCCGCAGGCGGGCGACAGCATCATTGTCGTAAGCGACGATCAAGAGGCCCGCGAGATCGCCCAGAAGCGCACCCAGTTGCGCCGGGAACACGAGATCCGCCGCGGTTTTGGACGAGCGACACTCGACAAAATCTATGAGCAGATCAAGGATGGTCAGATAAAGGAACTGCGCCTGGTTATCAAGGCCGATGTCGATGGTTCCGCCGAAGTGC encodes:
- a CDS encoding translation initiation factor IF-2, coding for MAKKRLYEVAKEYKVSSNALLTILQGLGFQPKSHMSVATDEMLAAIRRKFDIEKAAAKKDIEQKKRPKIPPKIEKKPGGATFDERLAKLSSALKKHDKSKKKKFDKRKKSKEARRVDRKAVVKSFRATMASMGTGKRSKKYKKRGKGLDRDFISDENMIEVNEFMTVAELANAMDKKPAEVIATCLKLGMMASINQRLDLDTIETLALEFGFHIKEKEEIGVEAREEEQEGQLESRAPVVTVMGHVDHGKTSLLDYIRKTEVAAQEAGAITQHIGAYEVSGPTNKIVFIDTPGHEAFTAMRACGAQITDIVVLVVAADDAVMPQTVEAIDHARAAGVPIVVAINKIDKPTANPDMIRQQLAKHNLMPEEWGGKNIMVEVSAKTGQGIETLLEMIELQAGLLDLKADPYIRGQGIVVEANLEKGRGPISTIIIQTGHIEVGDPIVAGSYYGHVRVMLNDRDKKLRIAGPATPVRITGLGGVPQAGDSIIVVSDDQEAREIAQKRTQLRREHEIRRGFGRATLDKIYEQIKDGQIKELRLVIKADVDGSAEVLAETLGKIATDEVRTVIIHKGVGAINESDVLLAAASNAIIIGFNVSPDGRARDAASREKVEIKQYSIIYDVEGDIRKALEGMLAPDISEEFVGVAEVRQIFRVPKVGVIAGCIVKEGAIHRTDKVHIVRDGRKVYTGHLSSLKRFKDDVREVTNGYECGIGVENYHDLKVGDAIEVYKLVETARKLI